In Episyrphus balteatus chromosome 4, idEpiBalt1.1, whole genome shotgun sequence, the sequence tatctacaactctgctatacaattttttttttgtatcgctataaatacaaaagttataattactttttttttttaaatcgcaatTTCttgtctgtgtttttttttctgtacttttttcttaatttttttttcaccaaatcTTGAATTGTAAATGATTAGTATaatggagtaactaaagctcaaaatttGGCAacattagggaacccggccgaacagcttagattttgatgatcttttttttcaaacgtcggtaattaaaaatactttaaagtctatagattaaaaattgccggtgttgccgttttgattttttaaatttaattgaagatttttgtgaacaaaaacaattttttttcaaaaatttttcttaaatttcataaattaattgatgccaaaagattgtctaggaaattcaaggaaaaaaaaatatatgggagtgagggacaatcttccatagttcaagcgatagatgcaattttcttattaattgacttcaaacacaaaaaaaatatttgaacacaacagcaacacctacaatattcaaatatacattttttaaaagctagaagcttagtcatatatgtaaaattaaaattaagttaattgaatgaacagcttttgaaagaatggtaattgaactcagatttttgaaaaaaaaaaaaatattggaaaaattttaacatgtcgttttttaaacttggtcgtaatataaaatgcatttattttcaaattataaaaggaaatgtcaatatgtattacggtttatgaacaaaattaaaaagtatttcattttcgaagaactttttttaataaaagttttggaaaaaaatttaacttattttttttttaaagttcaacatctaaacataaaattattttttattcatttaataacccttactgttgaaagttaaatagcaaaaattttaagttcctatttaccacagtctttgagaaaattaattatttcaatgcaaaaattcagttttaataaaaaaaaaccattgaaattgaagtaatttttaatttttttttcaaaagtgtgatatattttaccttttttgcttcgaaattcaactgataatatctatggccaaaaattttttttaaataaattcataaaaagtttggaaaaaagtaattttaaatttttctaataacattttttttttaattctgagtttgaggaccattttttcaaaaagtcttgattaaatttagtggatttaaactTAAGAGATAaaaatgagcttctggctttttaaaaatgtattttaaaatattgtaggtgttgccgttgttttcaaaatattttttttttgtgtttgaggtcagaatgttagaaaattgcattttttgcttaaacgatggaagattgtcccttactgccttttatatattttccttaaattacctaaagaatcttttgctatcatttgttttatgaaatttaagcacaaaaaatggttttgttaaaaaaaaaatttaattttaatttaaaaaaaaaaacaatacggcaacaccggcaatttttaatctatagactttaaagtatttttaataacctacgtttgaaaaaaaaatcgtcaaaatcagagctgttcggccgggttccctaataatttgctttagttactctactagtAAATATATTATAGCCTTGTGTTACACGAGAAAATTAAAgacgtgcattttttttaaagtctctTCACTTGGTAAAAAATgggtattttttaataaaaaaaaaagtattcataacttttgtatttatagcgatacaaaaaaagttgtatgacagagttgtagaaaattttaaggtgaacaatcctttctcggaaggtttttttcataatttttataaaaaatgctcaaaacttaagaattttctttttttttcgttttttttacttttttggcttgtaacttttttaatattcaaaatcgaAAAAGTTCTACTTAACATAAAACActcgaaatttaaattttacctAGGatgtttctatagaaaaaaatgttacgcatacaccacagtgacccagaAATAATTAGATTAATCACTAGATGTGGGATTTGGGATAAATAAAAAgaactaaaatataaaattaagaaaattacttaaataaattaaagtattgtttgtttccaaaaaatattttgttaacttAATTGATAATTTCTATTTATCTATTTCTATCTCTTTATTCTTTTGCATTAGCAAATTTAGGCTTAAAAACAAGcttcaaaaaaacattattaaacatctaatattttaagtttcaaatcttttaaaaatttaaaagaatttgaaatttaaattaaatgatgttgaactttaaaaccaATAGCACCTGTTCTAGTTCAATTTGCCAATTTTTCTATACACAAAGTTATGCACTATACATATAATTATTTTCTCGCCTGACTAATAAATTAAAGATTACGTAGAAGCATATCACAAAATCAAATCGAGCACGTTCCTTCAACACATTGAttagaaatttcaaacaaattgtcggttatttaaattgatttcgaaaaaaaaaataaaataaaaaaaaaaaattcaatcgaaGTGCTCAAAGCCATAAATTAGTCTCTTTCTATATGTCAACTCAAGGACTTGacagtttaaaagataaaaaaaaaaacaaacaaaaaaaatgcaaaaaatttatatgcacAAGCCAATTAAAAGTTAAACATCAGAATAATGAATAATCAGATCATCACCATACCACACCAGCAACACTGTCGTTTAGTCGAGTCGTCATCGTCGTCAACACAGCTAAAATGTATTCACAATTAATTGACCATCAGACTAATCTCTACTTCTTATTAGCATGATCTAATAAATTagcgacaagaaaaaaaaaaataaaataaaagtttattcaAATTGCAAACGCTTAaggtaaaaatataaagaaaaaaaaaaaaaaaaacacctattaattaatattaaaatactcaCAGCTTGACACCGACTCAATTAAACTCAATTTACACTTTTCGACTAAACTGATTTCTTGTCAAAGTGTAATCGAATAACATTATACAATGCCTACGCCACTGCTTGTGGTCAggtcaaaataatttattattattttcgacATATTtcactgaagaaaaaaaaaaaaaaatcttaaaaagagTTGGCACGTTAGGTactcaagaataaaaaaaataccaacttTTATATACAATGTATATAGGCGATTTGACAAATGGAAATCTGATTAAATTTTTACGACGATTGTGGCTGAGGTTAACACGATTTCCATCGTAATTATTGTAATTTTATTCGTGAGAAACATGGGTGTGGTGTGGGTTTCACATCATTTTTTGGTAGTGGCTACGCTGCTGCTTGCTGCTATTTGGAGTTGAGTGTCTTTGAATTGCTTTGAAGCTTGAATAAAATGCTGCACAGCGCAGCGATTCAAATCGCAATTACGACAAGTTAACCGACCATAACGGTTTTTTTGAGTagctatatatatttttttaagttattttttttttatttgttaacttGGTTAAAAGTTATAAGATATAGCTTGTTAacggaaaaaatttaaaagggcGTTGTCAAAATTCTGTCAGAAATGATATCAAAGTTGTGGCTTAATAAATCATTTAATCGTACACTGATTGAACAGTTGATATCAAATAATCTGATCAGTTCAGTAGTGAGTATGTTTAGTTGGCTTAAGGTTATGTCGTTTGAAAGGTGAGCTGTACTGCATAATAATATCTTgagtttttgtattcaattagTAACAGAAGTTTGTTAGTTTGAAAAGGCTTGCTTACCTTTTAAACTTGCAGTTCTCACTTAATTAAATtgagaacaaaaataaataaatacttctTGGCGTAAGAATACGTTCCACAAGTTGTTTAGAGCATATTTTTCCCTGCCCAAGCTTATACCAAATGGAAAATCAACATCTAAATAAGTTCCATAATTTGTTATCCAAAAGTCGATAACAGCATACCatgttatattaaaataatataataattgaaATGACAACATGttccaaaactttttcaagttagatttttttttttttttttattttcttaaattgacaGTTCTTTTTCTCTATTTCTGATTTAGGTGCACTAATCTTATTAGGTGCAATCAAACTGTTAATACGTTTCACAAGAGATAACGATTTTGAATATGCGAAAAAGACCAAGTAATGGGAAATAAGTTCCTATGTGTAATGTGTAACATTTTAATACACATTTTTCCAGCTTTCAgggcccctgttctgtaacttttatcactggcgataaaatgtttaaatgactttaaaatctcatcaaaattaaataaatttcgttcaaaatcTTAATTTCCTAGTTCAcaaattctgaatttgaaagaaatacgTTAATCACCAGAAAAACGTTAATCACCAGTGGTATACGAAAAAGGattcttttataagttttttaaattcctaCTACTTACacatttttaacttaatttttttaaatgcaattttcaagCTTATTAGAATTAAATCTTATTTCGTTACACATTTTTTAAGGTAGGTATATggaataaaagtaaaaaatggagTTTGTAAGTTCTTAAATTGGTAGTACATTCTTCTTTTTAACTTGTTTTCAAAATGTAATATTCAAACTCATTGGAAGTGGAAGTGAAACTTATTACGTTCCACAACTTTTCCTGGaagttgtttcatttttaagaattcgAAACGTGAAGTGAAATCCTATTGTTCTACTTTTTCTATACATATTTTATGGAATAAACTCAATACGTTCCACAAAACGATCCGCAAAGTGTGTTGATTCACTGACCCAAAGGAAAAAAATGGCAGGGCTCAAACACTTTCCATTcgtgaagtcagaaaattgttgTAGGGACCGAAACATGTTGTGGAACGCattctttttttcactttacgaGAATTGAGCATGATATCTTGATACGTTCTTTTTTAAATcgtatacaaatacatattaaaaactaagaataatataattttgtttttcataaatCGTGGAGTTTAATAATGTCAACTTTTGTGTagtgcattttttatttaaaaaaaaataatgacaaaTTTTAAGATAAGTAACTtagaaattgcaatttttgaaaaaactgtgACTGTAAACGCAACTTTCATACTTACTGGGGAGTTGTTTTACAGCTATGTATAACACTTAActaaattttgaagttttttttttcagttagaaattttttataacaatgaaattttcatttcattcatgaAGTCACACAATGAATTAGTAAATTTTCCACATTCTTCATTCTTCATTCCTCTTTAAACGTTCCACATGTTTGAAAATGTCAATAGTCTAAAACAGAACAGTCTCCCTTATTTAAAAACTCCAAAATGAGCTaaaagcaagtaaaaaatatatttttcaatattaagcTTTCTCAATCAAATGACATAGAGTGTATCACTATTTCTAACCTAAATGACTAAATACCTATTACAATCGAATATAACGACCCAGCCAACGCAGGCAATCaatcaaaataatattaacaACTTTAACATTAACGAATTGATATTTGATTTTCAATAAGCAATCGAGGGCTGTAAGCTTAAATCAATCTCTACCTTACCACCTCGAATCCCCCTTTACCTTATCAACTCAACACAAACTGCGTTTGGCATCAGAGATCCTCCACACAAAACTAAAACCATTATACGCATTACCACCacattgtaaataaaaacaagccACTGGCATCACAGAGCATATGGTTGCCCACTCAAATGGAGATTTACTTGCCAATGCCAGAGTTTATCGTTGCTCTTTTGATTATGATGTATCGATATCGATTACAAGTTTGATAAATTGATTGCTGAATGATAAGTAGTAATATATTTTCGTTACTATTCTCTATGATATGTGGACTATAATagcatacatacaaaaataaataattttctaaaataaaaagatgcgTTTTTAATAATCTGAActaaaagaagcaaaacaaggtaataaataaaatattatttcatatttgctaaatcaattttttttttataaatcgatttGTGTTTTTTGAGTTGATGTTTAATGAAATAGGGTAAATTGCCTCATTATTGGCAATTCACAGGATGAATTCTGTTTAGAATAGTGAGTAATTTGTCCATTATTAAGTGAGAAACACAGTTTTCAAGCATTTCAATGTATTATTTCACTACTCCATTTTACAAAACTTCggtaacaataaaaaaaattacctatctCAGATTATTGCTACTctaaagcttctataaagttTCCTTAAACCAATTTTCGTTTTAAAGAAGTTATAACCTCATCCACAATTTGTGTGTTAAAAACGATTTAAAGAAATCTGTTTCGATAAGACTTCGGTATCTCAGGTTATAGCTTCTATAAGCCTTCTTTAAAGTTTTcctaaaacagttttttgttttatagaagTTATTACatcataaaaaatttgtttgttgaaatgggtttaaagaaaaatggtttGCGATAAGACTTTGGTATCTCAGGTTATAGCTTCTGTAAGGTTTCTATAAAGCTttctttaaaccaatttttgttttatagaagACTTCGGTATCTCAGGTTATAGCTTCTATAAGCCTTCTTTAAAGCTTTCCTcaaaccaatttttgttttatagaagATATAACTTCATTTACAATTTGtctgttgaaaaattttaaggaaatcTGCTGCGATAAGACTTCGGTAATTCAGCTTTTAGAAATATAGTAAAGCAGAAACTTCGCAAATAGCTCCTTTACAGCTTCCTATAGCAGTTTTACAGTGGAATTGTTTTTATTGTATCTAtatttttagattaatttaatacaaaaaaagtcaaaaagttttcattttaaatatttgatgtatgttatttatttaaagttatacaaattttataaaaaattaaacaccaaatatttaaagaaatattgaagACGCAAAGACGAAAATATTCAATgattaaaccaaaattttaaaaaataataaatcaactGATTATGTGATTATAATCAGATTTattttagcttttaaaaaataaaatataaaaaaattaacatatttatcagtatattattattaaaacaaaaaaaaaattcgtatttaCGTCACAATTACGATCACAACCATCAAAGCAGCTATATATCTTAAAGTTTATTATTCCAATGAAATTACTAATAAAATTATGTCAAGATATTTTTATGGGGTTGTTATTTTCGAtcgattaaattaaatttgcaaaaaaaatcaattccatCAATATTATGGTTGTGGAGGTACACAAGCGAGTGTTTGgtgacattaaatttttaaacaaagtatgaataaatattttaaataatgtatATACAATACACTCATGTGCCAGAATTGTTGATGACTATTCGAagttgaatagaattttaataagtaaagggtgtttttttttttttgtattttttgttttggaaaaattttatcaaattaattttgaagaattttgagaaagtttttttaacttaaaagacaCATTTCTAAAAGCGGCTTTTAAACTACATATTAAGATAAGttcctttgaaaaatcaaaaatagttaaattaaaGTGGTAAACgttaattttaagttgtttttttttcctttggtaTGCATCCAATAATTGTGATATCAGTCGTCTTTGTGATATCACTTTACCTCAAGAAAAAAACGATTATGAAGTTGCAACGAGCTACTCCTCAAAAAACAAGAAGCTGTCAAAACTTCTTCAGCAAAGTATCCATCAAAAATCTGTGGTAAATAAAAAATGCagcagttttattttttcttttaataatatttttttcattttatttttcttgtttatcattatcattatttgtttgtttttctttcaaattcgaaatttaaattcttaaaatctaaTTCATTATaatagttaatttattttatttattatttttttttattttaatttttttttttatataataaaagcAATTCTTCtctttacatatttatttttgttgttattgaaacaatgtaaattttttttttatatattacttTTATGATACagcaattttattattattttgtttttatatttttaggttATATTCATTTTTACTTTATCAAGTCTTTTTCTATTtacataaattcttttttttttataaagaaaaaacttaaacttaaaaaaaaaaaataaagaaaacaaaaatttaaagaaatatgaatttcaattatttattattttttttaatttgtttttcttttgttttatatcCTTTGGCggagtaataataataattatttaataaaaaataaaataacattatcaaattaatgattaaaaatcGCTTTTATGTCtgcgaatttttgttttaacaaatttttttcaaaaaaaaattaaacattctgttattcttttttttttttagtatcacaGGTGAAACTCCCAACTTGAAAGTCAGAAGCAAGATGCTCTAAGTTCATCCGGTTCATCTCTTGTTTTTGGTATCCAGTTTTAGAGGTGATGGGCTTCGGGTCCTACCATGCACTTATTGATGCACTGTAGCTGATCCAATTCGCTGACCATACATGGCATAAGGAGAGTAATAAGGTCCTAGAGCAGCAGCAGCTGCTGCTGGGTTGAAACCTCCACCGCCTCCGAATGGTGATGGCAGGGAACCTGGTTTCGCATATGGATGGTAACGAGCTGCGGCAGCAGCAGCTGCAGCGGCGGACATGGGACTGAGTGGAGCATTGGGGTAACCACGTTGCAATGCCGACGGAGGAAACAGTGAACTGAGCAGTGACTGGGTCTGTGATTGGGCTAGAGCTGCAGCGGCAGCAGCTGGATCGGACAGGTTGCCAGTGTGGGTGCGCAAGTGTGAGAATAGTTCGTCGGATGTGTTGAAACGCTTGCCACAATACGAGTCTCCAGCGATCCAACTGCAAACGTATGGCGATGAACGCATTTGGGCGGCAGATGCAGCTGCAGCGGCAGCAGCAGCTGAGTACGGATGACCTGGTGGCAGGGAACCAGCCATTGAGGCAGCCATCGCTAGACCGTATTTCTGGTGTTCACATTGTGTGCAGCCACTTGGACAGGGGGCACCCATCAGCATTTGTTGAGTGTGTTGCGAGTAGGGACATCCCGGGCAGTAGGGATCTTTGCAAACTGGGACAATTGCTTCGCCTCCCGATGGAGTCTTTATCCTCTGATAACTGATGTAGGGGTTTGGATTTCCCTGGGCTCCTGGATAACCATTTGCTGCAGCAGCAGCCAACATAGCAGCATGATGATGGGCTGCATATCCACCGCCAAATGGTGGACGGAAAGCGGGATTAGCATGTTGTTCCATTCCCGGAGGACAGCAAAGTGCTGATAGAGGGTTTAGTGGACCATATGGACCAGCATTGCTCTTATAAGCCGATGGATGTCCATGGAGAACTTCCATTCCCGATCGAACAATTGGACTTGCTCCACGCTGTGACGAACCCGATGGAGACACAGTCTTACGATTATCACCATTTGGAGTTGATTTGCCATTCATGTGATGCTGCTCCTCCGAGGTTCTTGTCACACTGATTTCAGGACTGCAATTGGACTTGTTGCGTGATGGTACACGACCACCACAATCACTTGAACTCGAACTCTTTGAACTTGGACGttgctgttgttgctgatgCTGCTGTTGCATCTGTTGTTGATGTTgcatttgttgttgctgttgttgttgcataTGATCTTCAGACTTTGTCATGTGTTGATGATTCAATACATTTGCTTCGTATGGCTTGAATGCCAGTTTGATCTCAGTTGATGCAGCTTGAGGTGTACTTGATTTGGGGGTTTTCACTTGGGATGGTGATttcgatgttgatgatgatgaagatgaagacgatgatgatgaggaGGAAGAATCATTATGATTACCTCCTGATCCATTCTTTTTCTTATCCATGCCTAAGATGGGTTTGACAGCATTGGAATCAGCTCCAATTTGACTGCATGTTTGGGCCAACAAGGCTAGAGGGGATTTTTTAGAATCCATCTGGAAATAGCAAGAGGGGAAAGGGGGAATTTAGTTTAAAGgtcttttatgaaaattttgagataatttgtctgtttttttcttGGGAGAGTTTTTGTTTGATCGTAAAAATGAGGAGGACTTGGCTTACATAACAACaacaagtttattattttttgtgaggAAAAACGGAATTAACTTGTTGAAATTATTTGTTGCATTAACTTTTCGTATCAGACATATTGTTTTGAAAAGTCTCCAATTTTTggagaaaaacaacaaatctaatgtaaaaatttgttttcaactgTCAAGTTACTTTTTTAATTGTAAGGAACTATACTTTTCAAGACTTGTTGTTTTACTCCACAAGTCCGtaatttttgactattttagatttgtttaattttttttttaacttagctGCTTAAAAATAGGAAAAGATACATTTTGTATAGAACTATTTTGCTTATAGAAAAActaaaggttttttttgaaaagttctaaaaattatctaaaaactacaaaactgcatcataattttt encodes:
- the LOC129918953 gene encoding zinc finger protein Noc, giving the protein MVVLEGGGGVVTIGNNQYLQPDYLSPLPNTMDSKKSPLALLAQTCSQIGADSNAVKPILGMDKKKNGSGGNHNDSSSSSSSSSSSSSSTSKSPSQVKTPKSSTPQAASTEIKLAFKPYEANVLNHQHMTKSEDHMQQQQQQQMQHQQQMQQQHQQQQQRPSSKSSSSSDCGGRVPSRNKSNCSPEISVTRTSEEQHHMNGKSTPNGDNRKTVSPSGSSQRGASPIVRSGMEVLHGHPSAYKSNAGPYGPLNPLSALCCPPGMEQHANPAFRPPFGGGYAAHHHAAMLAAAAANGYPGAQGNPNPYISYQRIKTPSGGEAIVPVCKDPYCPGCPYSQHTQQMLMGAPCPSGCTQCEHQKYGLAMAASMAGSLPPGHPYSAAAAAAAASAAQMRSSPYVCSWIAGDSYCGKRFNTSDELFSHLRTHTGNLSDPAAAAAALAQSQTQSLLSSLFPPSALQRGYPNAPLSPMSAAAAAAAAARYHPYAKPGSLPSPFGGGGGFNPAAAAAALGPYYSPYAMYGQRIGSATVHQ